In one Magallana gigas chromosome 7, xbMagGiga1.1, whole genome shotgun sequence genomic region, the following are encoded:
- the LOC136269934 gene encoding complement C1q tumor necrosis factor-related protein 4-like has product MLVLLLLLTACDGLLLNGDGGVHSDTSVEHQINSMMAEIIQLQRDVVDLNKEIASMKSKDPNVAFFSYLTDNIVNPQAGTRMIFRGEDVNAGSAYDATTGVFTAPVPGVYSFAFTASVPPDTSPHGIHFVLMKNGRHEMYVFLDGHTQFWLQRSSNTVVHLNKGDTVWMEIPWASGSNTVAGHGNFDGGDQYHTHFSGFLIHSD; this is encoded by the exons ATGCTAGTATTGCTGCTGTTGCTGACCGCCTGTGACGGACTGTTGTTGAATGGAGATGGCGGGGTACACTCGGACACCAGTGTCGAGCATCAAATAAACAGCATGATGGCCGAAATCATCCAACTGCAGAGAGACGTTGtcgatttaaataaagaaatcg CTTCCATGAAATCCAAGGATCCGAATGTTGCTTTCTTTTCCTATCTAACTGACAATATCGTCAACCCCCAAGCTGGAACCCGAATGATCTTTAGAGGTGAGGACGTCAATGCAGGCAGTGCATACGATGCTACAACCGGAGTATTTACCGCGCCTGTCCCCGGCGTATACAGCTTCGCCTTTACTGCGTCAGTACCACCCGATACGTCTCCACATGGAATACATTTTGTGTTGATGAAAAATGGAAGACAtgaaatgtatgtatttttggATGGACATACACAGTTCTGGCTGCAACGTAGTTCCAACACAGTCGTACACTTGAACAAAGGCGACACCGTGTGGATGGAAATTCCCTGGGCCTCGGGTTCAAACACCGTAGCCGGCCACGGGAATTTTGATGGGGGAGACCAGTACCACACCCATTTCTCGGGTTTCCTTATACATTCGGATTAG
- the LOC105341460 gene encoding heavy metal-binding protein HIP codes for MAESSRTTSLEHQMNSMMAEIVKLQRDVVDLNKEIASMKSKDQSVAFFSYLTNNIVDPPAGTRVTFRGVDVNTGSAYDATTGVFTAPVPGVYSFAFTASVPPEKSDHDIHFVLKKNGRQEMYVFLDGHTQFWLQRSSNTVVHLNKGDTVWMEIQWVKGSNTVAGHGHFDGGDQYHTHFSGFLIHGD; via the exons ATGGCGGAATCCTCCAGGACCACCAGTCTGGAGCATCAGATGAATAGCATGATGGCCGAAATCGTCAAACTGCAGAGAGACGTTGtcgatttaaataaagaaatcg CTTCAATGAAATCCAAAGATCAGAGTGTTGCTTTCTTCTCCTACCTGACTAACAATATCGTCGACCCCCCAGCCGGGACCCGTGTGACGTTCAGAGGTGTGGACGTCAATACAGGCAGTGCATACGATGCTACAACCGGGGTATTTACCGCGCCTGTTCCCGGCGTATACAGCTTCGCCTTTACTGCGTCAGTCCCACCCGAGAAGTCTGATCATGAcatacattttgtattaaagAAAAATGGTAGACAGGAAATGTACGTATTTTTGGATGGACATACACAGTTCTGGCTGCAACGTAGTTCCAACACAGTCGTACACTTGAACAAAGGCGACACCGTGTGGATGGAAATTCAGTGGGTCAAGGGTTCGAACACCGTAGCTGGCCACGGGCACTTTGATGGGGGAGACCAGTACCACACCCATTTCTCGGGTTTCCTTATACATGGTGATTAG
- the LOC105341461 gene encoding neuronal acetylcholine receptor subunit alpha-6, which translates to MLGLVFAGTVISIFCLLPAVNGQTNPGPSDFKTWLGQAPYSTYNKKVFPRTNQNDNITVELSFFLIAITDFNEVAGEIEMVAYLTAKWENELLRWTITESNMLRMLLPQDQLWKPTIVLSNSVESLKELGDKSYRIRIDNDGNHEWQVGIVSKTACSIDITYYPFDKQSCNITFNPWGYTIDQIDFITPDMSVDLTHYQENVEWTIGSTLVAKEVKDNSVYINFVLNLERKPGYFIVNMIIPILILSLLNGLVFLLPADSGERVGYAITAFLTFAVFLSMVADNLPKASEPMSMLCYFLTLMLCLSAVSTIVTIFVLRVHHQHEESEVPKYLRHIIAFIKCDKCKKLCCPEDTLKEINPDDEEEEDDDDDELKNRDDTLYITWKVAARVLDYFFFLFFLGSTSAITFFFLIPLALAA; encoded by the exons ATGCTGGGGTTAGTGTTTGCAGGAACCGTAATCAGCATCTTTTGCCTGTTGCCTGCTGTGAACGGCCAAACTAATCCAGGTCCTTCTGATTTCAAAACTTGGCTGGGACAGGCCCCGTATAGTACGTACAACAAGAAAGTCTTCCCTCGCACCAACCAGAATGACAACATCACAGTGGAGTTATCTTTTTTCCTCATCGCCATTACGGACTTCAATGAAGTGGCGGGAGAAATCGAGATGGTGGCGTATTTGACAGCAAAGTGGGAAAACGAACTTTTGAGGTGGACAATCACCGAGAGTAATATGTTGAGGATGCTTCTCCCTCAGGACCAGTTGTGGAAGCCCACCATTGTCCTCTCCAACTCAGTGGAATCTCTCAAGGAACTCGGAGACAAGAGTTACCGGATCCGTATAGATAACGACGGCAACCATGAGTGGCAGGTGGGAATTGTATCAAAGACAGCGTGTTCCATTGACATTACCTACTACCCCTTTGACAAACAGTCCTGTAACATTACTTTCAATCCGTGGGGCTATACCATAGACCAG ATCGATTTCATCACCCCTGACATGTCTGTTGACTTGACTCACTATCAAGAAAACGTGGAGTGGACCATTGGCAGCACATTGGTTGCTAAAGAAGTGAAAGACAACTCTGTCTATATCAACTTTGTTCTGAACCTGGAGAGGAAACCCGGTTACTTTATAGTCAACATGATCATCCCTATCCTTATCCTCAGTCTCCTGAATGGGCTGGTGTTTCTGCTGCCAGCAGACTCGGGTGAACGCGTCGGATACGCCATAACGGCCTTTCTGACGTTTGCTGTCTTCCTTTCAATGGTCGCTGATAACCTTCCGAAAGCGTCAGAGCCTATGTCCATGCTCTGTTACTTCCTGACCCTGATGTTGTGTCTGAGTGCTGTGTCCACCATTGTGACCATCTTTGTTCTCCGAGTTCATCACCAGCACGAGGAGTCAGAAGTCCCGAAATACCTGCGCCACATCATTGCATTCATCAAATGTGATAAATGCAAAAAGTTGTGCTGTCCCGAAGACACTCTCAAAGAGATAAATCCTGATGATGAAGAGGAGGAAGATGATGACGATGACGAACTTAAGAACCGGGATGACACCCTATACATTACGTGGAAAGTGGCTGCTAGGGTTCTGGACtacttcttttttctcttttttctagGGTCAACATCGGCTATCACTTTCTTTTTCCTCATTCCACTTGCACTGGCtgcataa
- the LOC105341462 gene encoding acetylcholine receptor subunit alpha: MADKWLSVLIAVSFLCFVSANTPEKFRTWLKAEPFKSYNRRIFPRLIQTENVTVTIKYYLIAITGFDEISGQMDTVGYMKVNWNTELLTWNSTDIPGITLPQDNFWLPSLVVANSVTSLFEVGHPSYPVRIENNGDCEWTVGIVAKTACAVDVSYYPFDIQTCKVTLNPWGFTDNQIYLTSNQESIDLTHYMENVQWELSNSTIETKSVSSTSFLHFTIVMKRRPGYFVINIVIPILILGLLNGMVFILPVDSGERVGFAITAFLTFAVFLTMVSANLPRAAEPMSLLCYFLTLMLVLSALSCVITIMTLRVYHQDEDTVVPKWLRHVVSFLNFEKFKKWCCSSKKSKNSVGADDDSDDDDFDENALPVKKGFDDNKSETSSEETKEEEDDTLHITWRKVGKTLDMFFFGLFVLGTCVIAAFFLVPLATETSN; encoded by the exons ATGGCGGACAAATGGCTTTCTGTCCTAATTGCCGTGAGTTTTCTTTGCTTTGTTTCCGCCAACACCCCGGAGAAATTCAGAACGTGGCTAAAAGCCGAACCCTTCAAGTCCTATAATAGACGTATTTTCCCTCGACTTATTCAGACTGAAAATGTTACAGTCACCATCAAGTATTATCTCATCGCCATTACGGGCTTTGACGAGATTTCCGGACAGATGGATACAGTGGGTTATATGAAGGTTAACTGGAATACCGAGCTCTTGACGTGGAACTCTACCGACATCCCTGGGATCACTTTACCGCAGGACAATTTCTGGCTTCCATCTTTGGTAGTTGCCAACTCCGTGACCTCGCTTTTTGAGGTTGGTCATCCTAGTTACCCGGTGCGAATTGAGAACAATGGAGACTGTGAGTGGACAGTAGGAATTGTGGCAAAGACGGCGTGTGCTGTAGATGTATCGTACTATCCCTTTGACATACAAACCTGTAAAGTCACCCTGAATCCATGGGGATTCACTGATAACCAG ATTTACCTGACGTCTAATCAAGAATCAATCGACCTGACGCATTACATGGAGAACGTCCAATGGGAACTTTCCAATTCTACAATCGAAACAAAATCCGTCAGCAGCACGTCTTTCTTACATTTTACAATCGTTATGAAGAGGCGGCCTGGCTACTTTGTTATCAATATCGTAATCCCTATTCTAATTCTCGGGCTTCTCAACGGCATGGTTTTTATATTGCCTGTGGACTCCGGGGAAAGGGTCGGGTTCGCGATTACAGCTTTCCTTACTTTTGCCGTGTTTCTGACTATGGTGTCTGCGAACTTACCGCGGGCTGCCGAGCCCATGTCCCTCCTGTGCTACTTTCTGACGCTGATGTTGGTTTTGAGTGCCCTGTCCTGTGTTATTACGATCATGACGCTCAGAGTTTATCACCAAGACGAGGACACAGTTGTCCCGAAGTGGCTCAGACACGTGGTTTCTTTCCTGAATTTTGAAAAGTTCAAGAAGTGGTGTTGCTCTTCTAAAAAGAGTAAAAACTCGGTCGGTGCCGACGACGACTCCGATGATGACGATTTTGACGAAAACGCACTTCCGGTCAAGAAGGGTTTTGATGACAATAAGTCGGAGACGTCTTCTGAGGAAACGAAAGAAGAAGAGGACGACACACTTCATATCACGTGGCGAAAAGTTGGGAAGACACTGGACATGTTCTTTTTTGGGCTGTTCGTTCTCGGTACCTGTGTTATTGCTGCATTCTTCTTGGTACCTCTTGCGACGGAAACATCGAATTAA
- the LOC105341463 gene encoding neuronal acetylcholine receptor subunit alpha-6-like gives MSALLQVFILASLVTGGHCLTADHVWTWINDTFTNISSSNYSKEIFPRDDLSTTVYVDMKLSIISLSDFDEVAGHLELVGTLSIKWTDDIVLNDYEVAAASTPPSYSFSNVLIPQDEVWKPPITVFNSVTALNAIGDPNYYVRIHVLDSGAKADMEWFPGIVTRTACNVDVSNYPWDIQQCTVDFTPWGYHPEEIDFNLTSNQVDTSKFQGSDIWEIKSSAVSHEVIGNSSFAKYTLQLARKPNFFLIYLVLPIELLSLLNVVVFILPADSGERVGYSVTAFLTFAVYVTIVSDNLPKTSSPMSIFAYFMITMLMISAFICFVTIMSLRAYIRDTEDPVPRWVIRAIGIAYCRCCCSKKKEKDEAEEETATKRPPTPRNRVIKVDTDNSKGRWAKLKEQTLPKNRVSPTKMEEIEDVSDDDFSSDSESDEEEEMEWSEVGAAIDVVCICTFLFMIVMASVAFLTPLATSRM, from the coding sequence ATGAGCGCTCTTCTACAAGTCTTCATCCTTGCCTCTCTTGTTACTGGTGGCCATTGTCTCACGGCCGACCACGTGTGGACTTGGATCAATGATACCTTCACCAACATCAGTTCGTCCAACTACTCCAAGGAAATATTTCCTAGGGACGATTTATCTACTACGGTCTATGTGGACATGAAATTGAGCATTATATCCCTGAGTGATTTTGATGAAGTGGCAGGTCACCTTGAACTAGTCGGGACCCTCAGTATTAAGTGGACAGATGATATTGTCCTTAACGATTACGAGGTTGCTGCTGCTTCGACTCCTCCGAGTTATTCATTCTCAAATGTCCTTATACCCCAGGATGAAGTCTGGAAACCCCCAATTACGGTTTTCAATTCCGTAACCGCTTTGAATGCTATAGGAGATCCTAACTATTATGTGCGGATTCATGTACTAGACTCCGGAGCCAAGGCAGATATGGAGTGGTTCCCGGGAATTGTGACACGGACTGCTTGCAATGTGGATGTATCCAACTATCCCTGGGACATCCAACAGTGTACCGTCGATTTCACGCCGTGGGGATACCACCCTGAGGAAATCGACTTTAACCTGACATCAAATCAGGTAGATACATCCAAGTTTCAAGGAAGCGATATAtgggaaatcaagtcttccgcTGTCTCTCATGAGGTTATTGGTAATTCTAGTTTTGCCAAATACACGTTACAGTTGGCAAGAAAGCCTAATTTCTTTCTTATATACCTCGTACTACCAATTGAACTTCTTTCTCTGCTGAACGTGGTAGTTTTCATCCTCCCTGCAGATTCCGGTGAGCGGGTCGGTTACTCTGTCACAGCTTTTCTGACTTTCGCCGTATATGTTACTATCGTTTCAGACAACCTTCCGAAAACATCGAGCCCGATGTCTATCTTTGCCTACTTCATGATAACCATGTTAATGATCAGTGCATTCATATGCTTCGTGACTATAATGTCCCTTCGTGCTTATATCCGCGACACCGAGGACCCTGTGCCGAGGTGGGTAATACGAGCAATTGGCATTGCTTACTGTCGTTGCTGCTGCTCAAAGAAGAAGGAAAAGGACGAAGCTGAAGAAGAAACGGCCACTAAAAGACCACCAACGCCAAGGAACAGAGTTATAAAGGTCGACACGGACAATTCCAAAGGAAGGTGGGCCAAACTGAAAGAACAAACATTGCCGAAGAACAGAGTTTCTCCGACAAAGATGGAGGAAATTGAAGATGTAAGCGATGATGACTTTTCGAGCGACAGCGAATCTGATGAAGAAGAAGAGATGGAATGGTCTGAAGTAGGCGCCGCCATCGATGTCGTGTGTATTTGTACGTTCCTTTTCATGATTGTCATGGCTTCAGTGGCCTTCCTTACTCCCCTTGCTACGTCCAGAATGTGA
- the LOC105341465 gene encoding neuronal acetylcholine receptor subunit alpha-9, whose translation MGQNRAVCGLLLLLAWVTVVNTNSTVPTCSICQAIQKPNLGHVKLLFEDLFTHNNEYSNLVFPHEDQLATIKVNMKFALYSIPEFDEVGGTLSVIGRLKMAWFDNFVIEKYVPQRHVLEAINIAQDDIWLPPITVFNSVESLTPVGHSGYEVTVTLTNGYIQWEIGVVTKTGCTVVATDYPFDTQYCTISFTPWGYSNSEVSIITDEENINLEDFIENEEWAVLESTQELSVAANRSIISYHLTLKRRPVFFIVNMMVPVILLGMLNSLCFVLPIDSGERVGFATNVFLTFAVYLTILSSELPVSSPLSIMSYYVAAMLSVSSVTTLIAIFTIQVSIYDPNEKIPTILVYIVAFITCRVCRKRYRRMGLRRHQTFEKTPLEDDGRDPAAAGEVTDEDDDDEDDIEKYRFGVSWLVVGKTLDKIFFLLFASGTLAVSGYFLVPLFMKLDTSIA comes from the coding sequence ATGGGACAGAACAGAGCTGTGTGTGGATTACTTTTGCTCCTGGCTTGGGTTACGGTGGTCAATACAAATTCAACAGTGCCGACGTGTTCTATCTGTCAGGCCATACAGAAACCTAATTTGGGTCACGTAAAGTTGCTCTTTGAAGACTTGTTCACACACAACAACGAATACAGCAATTTAGTATTCCCCCATGAAGACCAGCTCGCTACGATCAAAGTCAACATGAAATTCGCTTTATATTCGATTCCAGAGTTTGATGAAGTCGGAGGAACGCTTAGCGTGATAGGCCGTCTGAAAATGGCCTGGTTTGACAACTTCGTCATTGAAAAATACGTACCACAAAGACACGTTCTGGAAGCAATAAACATTGCACAGGATGACATCTGGCTCCCGCCAATTACCGTGTTCAACTCCGTGGAATCGCTAACTCCTGTCGGACATTCTGGCTACGAAGTGACCGTTACCCTCACCAATGGTTACATTCAGTGGGAGATTGGCGTGGTGACCAAAACTGGCTGTACAGTGGTGGCAACTGACTATCCTTTTGACACTCAATATTGCACGATTTCGTTCACTCCCTGGGGTTATTCAAACAGTGAAGTATCCATTATTACGGACGAAGAGAATATCAATCTGGaagatttcattgaaaatgaagaGTGGGCCGTACTTGAGTCGACGCAAGAACTTTCAGTGGCCGCAAATCGCTCCATCATCAGTTACCACTTGACACTCAAACGTAGACCTGTATTTTTCATCGTCAACATGATGGTCCCAGTCATCTTGTTAGGGATGTTGAACAGTCTCTGCTTTGTTCTTCCTATTGACTCCGGTGAGCGAGTTGGCTTTGCAACCAATGTTTTCCTCACGTTCGCTGTGTATTTGACCATTCTTTCCTCAGAACTTCCGGTATCTAGCCCTCTATCGATAATGAGTTACTACGTGGCCGCCATGTTGTCCGTGAGTAGCGTCACTACTCTAATCGCCATATTTACGATCCAGGTCTCCATCTACGACCCCAACGAAAAGATACCCACCATACTTGTGTATATTGTTGCTTTTATCACGTGCCGTGTCTGCCGTAAGCGCTACCGTCGGATGGGATTGCGGCGTCATCAGACGTTCGAAAAAACACCGCTGGAAGACGATGGGAGGGATCCAGCGGCTGCCGGCGAAGTCactgatgaagatgatgatgatgaagatgacaTTGAGAAGTACAGATTCGGTGTCTCGTGGTTGGTGGTCGGTAAAACGCTGGACAAAATTTTCTTCTTGTTGTTTGCTTCCGGAACTCTTGCTGTGTCGGGGTACTTCTTAGTTCCTCTGTTCATGAAGCTTGATACGTCTATTgcataa